In Microbacterium pumilum, the following proteins share a genomic window:
- a CDS encoding maltokinase N-terminal cap-like domain-containing protein — protein sequence MDSTLACLAAWMPRQRWYAAKGRPPSLRLVSWWDPPPSDEDPDAQVRTFLVADEGALPAVLYQIPVVSRATETVEALPQHIIGSPEPGTTFIDGPFDPAYARALVRLVTRGGDGRGPSMVAAGHPTRHVPPDEPRTASVLTGEQSNTSLIFRSSGMPIICKVYRQLHPGLNPDIELPTALADAGSPHVPRAIGWIEGRWPDSATAQGTVTGSLAAAQEFLPEVEDAWRVALRAAAHGEDFSERAHALGTATADVHVLLAGLFPTRPSLATDRDATAETWRRRLTIAIAEVPAIADRREAIEGVYRSAHAIEWPPLQRVHGDYHLGQVLQVPGRGWVLLDFEGEPLRPMAERTRPDLALRDVAGMLRSFDYVSGSIRLDNPDRSPEAVRDWAARARRAFLEGYAQTTGADLDALSPLLAALELDKAVYEAIYEARNRPTWVSIPLGAIGRLVERPTPVT from the coding sequence ATGGACAGCACGCTGGCGTGTCTCGCGGCCTGGATGCCGAGGCAGCGATGGTATGCGGCAAAGGGACGTCCGCCGAGTCTGCGACTCGTGTCGTGGTGGGATCCGCCGCCTTCCGACGAGGATCCCGACGCGCAGGTGCGCACCTTCCTGGTCGCGGACGAGGGCGCCCTGCCGGCGGTGCTGTATCAGATCCCCGTCGTCTCGCGCGCGACAGAGACCGTCGAGGCGCTCCCGCAGCACATCATCGGCAGCCCTGAGCCGGGCACGACCTTCATCGACGGACCGTTCGACCCCGCATACGCACGTGCCCTGGTGAGGCTCGTCACTCGGGGCGGCGACGGCCGAGGCCCCAGCATGGTGGCCGCAGGTCATCCCACTCGGCATGTTCCGCCTGATGAGCCTCGCACGGCGAGCGTGCTCACCGGCGAGCAGTCGAACACCTCCCTCATCTTCCGCTCCTCGGGTATGCCCATCATCTGCAAGGTCTACCGGCAGCTGCACCCGGGGCTGAACCCCGACATCGAGCTGCCGACCGCCCTCGCTGATGCAGGGTCGCCGCACGTGCCGCGCGCCATCGGCTGGATCGAGGGCCGATGGCCCGACAGCGCGACCGCGCAGGGAACCGTCACGGGTTCGCTGGCGGCGGCGCAGGAGTTCCTGCCGGAGGTCGAAGATGCCTGGCGGGTCGCTCTTCGTGCCGCGGCGCACGGTGAGGACTTCTCGGAGCGAGCACACGCCCTCGGCACCGCGACCGCCGACGTCCATGTGCTGCTCGCCGGCCTCTTCCCGACCAGGCCAAGCCTTGCGACCGATCGCGACGCCACCGCCGAGACGTGGCGTCGCAGGCTCACGATCGCGATCGCCGAGGTGCCCGCCATCGCGGACCGACGGGAGGCCATCGAGGGCGTGTACCGGAGCGCGCACGCGATCGAGTGGCCACCACTGCAGCGTGTCCACGGCGATTACCACCTCGGACAGGTGCTGCAGGTGCCGGGCCGCGGCTGGGTCCTCCTCGACTTCGAGGGTGAGCCCCTGCGCCCGATGGCGGAGCGGACGCGGCCGGATCTCGCACTGCGGGATGTCGCGGGCATGCTGAGATCGTTCGACTACGTCTCGGGCTCCATCCGCCTCGACAACCCGGATCGCTCGCCCGAAGCGGTACGCGACTGGGCCGCACGCGCCCGGCGCGCGTTCCTCGAGGGCTACGCGCAGACCACCGGCGCGGACCTCGACGCGCTGAGTCCTCTGCTCGCCGCGCTGGAACTCGACAAGGCCGTCTACGAGGCGATCTACGAAGCACGCAATCGGCCGACCTGGGTGTCGATCCCGCTCGGCGCGATCGGACGTCTCGTCGAGCGACCGACGCCCGTGACCTGA
- a CDS encoding aminotransferase class I/II-fold pyridoxal phosphate-dependent enzyme, translating into MREIPGAWRRTAAGAGLVGSDGSVYPTIFAEMSALAARTGAINLGQGFPDEDGPAEVLEAARAAIANGVNQYPPGRGIPDLLEAIAEHQERFYGVLLDPGRDVLVTAGATEGLAAALLALIDGPDDEIVVFEPYYDSYAAVVALAGARLVTVPLRWPDFQPDLSELRGAVTDRTRVILVNDPHNPTGAVFTAEVRAEVVRLAEQHDAVIVTDEVYEHLVFDEPHVPISTMPGAWDRTLSISSGGKTFSATGWKIGWVTGPADLVDAVLAVKQFLTYVNGSAFQPAIATGLRLPDAFFRSIGQSLKAKRDLLGAGLLAAGFDVSTPAGSYFTVADARPLGATDAGAFCRELPHRAGVVAIPMTAFATPARRAEYATLVRFAACKRVEVLEEAASRLAAAH; encoded by the coding sequence ATGCGAGAGATTCCTGGAGCGTGGCGCCGAACCGCGGCGGGCGCCGGCCTCGTCGGTTCCGACGGATCGGTCTACCCCACCATCTTCGCCGAGATGTCCGCCCTTGCGGCGCGAACAGGCGCAATCAATCTCGGTCAGGGCTTCCCCGACGAAGACGGACCGGCTGAAGTGCTCGAGGCGGCACGCGCAGCCATCGCGAACGGCGTGAATCAGTATCCGCCGGGGCGCGGCATCCCGGATCTTCTCGAGGCGATCGCCGAGCATCAGGAGCGGTTCTACGGTGTGCTGCTCGATCCCGGGCGCGACGTGCTCGTGACCGCGGGCGCCACTGAAGGGCTCGCCGCCGCGCTGCTCGCGCTGATCGACGGGCCGGATGACGAGATCGTCGTCTTCGAGCCGTACTACGACTCGTACGCCGCTGTCGTCGCGCTGGCGGGCGCGCGGCTCGTGACCGTGCCGCTGCGATGGCCCGACTTCCAGCCGGACCTCAGCGAGCTCCGAGGTGCCGTCACGGATCGCACCCGCGTGATCCTCGTCAACGACCCGCACAATCCCACCGGCGCCGTGTTCACGGCAGAGGTGCGTGCCGAGGTCGTGCGCCTCGCCGAGCAGCACGACGCCGTGATCGTGACGGACGAGGTCTACGAGCACCTCGTCTTCGACGAGCCCCATGTGCCGATCTCGACGATGCCGGGGGCGTGGGATCGCACGCTCTCGATCTCGTCGGGCGGCAAGACGTTCTCGGCGACGGGATGGAAGATCGGCTGGGTGACCGGCCCTGCGGATCTCGTCGACGCCGTGCTCGCCGTCAAGCAGTTCCTCACCTACGTCAACGGCAGCGCCTTTCAACCCGCCATCGCGACCGGACTGCGTCTGCCGGACGCGTTCTTCCGCAGCATCGGGCAGAGCCTCAAGGCGAAGCGCGACCTGCTGGGAGCGGGTCTGCTCGCGGCCGGATTCGACGTGTCCACCCCGGCGGGCTCTTACTTCACGGTGGCGGATGCCAGGCCCCTCGGTGCGACGGACGCCGGCGCATTCTGCCGGGAACTCCCCCACCGCGCCGGTGTCGTCGCGATTCCGATGACCGCGTTCGCCACGCCCGCGCGCCGGGCGGAGTACGCCACGCTCGTACGTTTCGCAGCGTGCAAGCGCGTCGAAGTGCTCGAAGAGGCGGCATCCCGCCTCGCGGCCGCACATTGA
- a CDS encoding S1C family serine protease: MSDNQADRPADQNSDASAPAAPAPQPTVTPAPEAAAPAAATPAAPTVPATPAQTPAQAQTPAQTPAQAPTPPPAAWQAPQQPTAPAGYSVPQHPQHPQAPQAYAPPYGYAGQQGAYPQAYAGQQATGAAFGTAAQQTVPVGAATKAKAPKAPKKSSGAGKVVGLIVAAAIVGGAAGLGGAYAGVNLFSTDGNSPAAGPTTVTVNDTGSVNETTAIAAKVLPSVVTISATSDAGAGTGSGVVLSEDGYIVTNTHVVTLDGATGDAAIRVTTSDGRVFDAKVVGTDPTYDLAVIKLVDASGLTPIEFGDSSDLNVGDSTVAIGAPLGLSNSVTTGIVSALNRSIEIASSAAPDSSDSGTEGDQGQQSPFQFDFGDGGSQQQSTTESIKIAVIQTDAAINPGNSGGALVDSDGKLIGINVAIASAGGSSSGQSGNIGVGFSIPSDIAKRVTDEIIADGAATHGLLGASVQSAAAVEGTTITGAYIAEVTPDGAAAAAGLEKGDIVTAFNGVPITDSVDLTAQVRAAAAGSDATVTFVRGDKSKTVDVTLGELTQ; the protein is encoded by the coding sequence ATGAGCGACAACCAGGCCGATCGCCCGGCAGACCAGAACTCGGACGCGAGCGCGCCCGCCGCGCCCGCACCCCAGCCCACGGTGACCCCGGCGCCCGAGGCGGCCGCCCCCGCGGCGGCAACCCCCGCTGCACCGACAGTGCCGGCGACTCCGGCGCAGACGCCGGCCCAGGCTCAGACGCCTGCCCAGACCCCCGCTCAGGCGCCGACCCCGCCGCCGGCCGCTTGGCAAGCACCGCAGCAGCCCACCGCTCCGGCCGGCTACTCGGTTCCGCAGCACCCCCAGCACCCGCAGGCGCCGCAGGCGTACGCACCGCCCTACGGCTACGCCGGCCAGCAGGGCGCGTATCCCCAGGCCTACGCCGGTCAGCAGGCCACGGGCGCCGCTTTCGGCACCGCGGCGCAGCAGACAGTTCCCGTGGGCGCCGCCACGAAGGCGAAGGCTCCCAAGGCCCCGAAGAAGTCCTCCGGCGCCGGCAAGGTCGTCGGTCTCATCGTGGCCGCCGCGATCGTCGGCGGTGCAGCCGGCCTCGGCGGCGCCTACGCCGGGGTGAACCTCTTCTCGACCGACGGCAACTCTCCCGCGGCTGGACCGACGACGGTCACCGTCAACGACACCGGCTCGGTCAACGAGACCACCGCGATCGCCGCGAAGGTCCTGCCGAGCGTCGTGACGATCTCGGCGACGAGCGACGCCGGAGCCGGCACCGGCTCGGGAGTCGTCCTGTCCGAAGACGGCTACATCGTCACCAACACTCACGTCGTCACGCTCGACGGCGCCACGGGTGACGCCGCGATCCGCGTCACGACTTCGGACGGCCGCGTGTTCGACGCCAAGGTCGTCGGCACCGACCCCACCTACGACCTCGCGGTGATCAAGCTCGTCGACGCGTCCGGTCTCACCCCGATCGAGTTCGGCGACTCGTCCGACCTCAACGTCGGCGACTCGACCGTCGCCATCGGCGCGCCGCTCGGCCTGTCGAACAGCGTCACCACCGGCATCGTCAGCGCGCTCAACCGGTCCATCGAGATCGCGTCTTCGGCCGCGCCCGACTCGAGCGACAGCGGCACCGAAGGCGACCAGGGCCAGCAGTCGCCGTTCCAGTTCGACTTCGGCGACGGCGGTTCCCAGCAGCAGTCGACGACCGAGTCCATCAAGATCGCCGTCATCCAGACCGATGCCGCGATCAACCCGGGCAACTCCGGCGGTGCACTGGTCGACTCCGACGGCAAGCTCATCGGCATCAACGTCGCCATCGCGTCTGCGGGTGGTTCGTCCAGCGGCCAATCCGGAAACATCGGCGTCGGCTTCTCCATCCCGTCCGACATCGCCAAGCGCGTGACCGATGAGATCATCGCGGACGGCGCTGCCACCCATGGTCTCCTCGGCGCGAGCGTCCAGTCGGCTGCGGCCGTCGAGGGCACGACCATCACCGGTGCCTACATCGCCGAGGTCACGCCGGATGGCGCCGCCGCGGCGGCCGGCCTCGAGAAGGGTGACATCGTCACCGCCTTCAACGGCGTGCCGATCACCGACTCGGTCGACCTCACCGCCCAGGTCCGTGCCGCTGCCGCAGGCAGCGACGCGACGGTCACCTTCGTGCGAGGCGACAAGTCGAAGACCGTTGACGTGACGCTCGGGGAGCTCACCCAGTAG
- a CDS encoding 4a-hydroxytetrahydrobiopterin dehydratase has product METITVKEFTSASGVEGWRAGVNGASIEYRTGDFATGARLFASIAELADAARHHPDVDIRYASVQVRLFTHSARGLTTKDVALAQQISVAARELELEAETVPREHLMVAVATPDASRIMPFWRAATGYTAISDIELVDPDGRGSLIWLQPVDKPMGGRMHIDVVVAPDAAEARVAAALAAGGVIADDTHAPEWWTLADADGHKIDICPSRT; this is encoded by the coding sequence ATGGAGACGATCACCGTCAAGGAGTTCACGTCGGCGTCGGGCGTCGAGGGCTGGCGCGCGGGGGTGAACGGAGCATCGATCGAGTACCGCACCGGCGACTTCGCCACCGGCGCCCGCCTCTTCGCCTCGATCGCAGAGCTGGCCGATGCGGCCCGGCATCACCCCGACGTCGACATCCGCTACGCGAGCGTGCAGGTGCGGCTGTTCACGCACTCGGCGCGCGGTCTGACGACAAAGGATGTGGCGCTCGCGCAGCAGATCTCCGTGGCCGCTCGAGAGCTCGAACTCGAGGCCGAGACAGTACCGCGGGAGCACCTCATGGTCGCGGTCGCCACCCCCGACGCGAGCCGGATCATGCCGTTCTGGCGGGCGGCGACGGGTTACACGGCGATCAGCGACATCGAGCTCGTGGATCCAGACGGCCGGGGCTCGCTCATCTGGCTGCAGCCCGTCGACAAGCCGATGGGTGGACGGATGCACATCGACGTCGTCGTGGCGCCCGATGCGGCTGAGGCGCGGGTGGCGGCCGCGCTCGCCGCCGGCGGCGTCATCGCAGACGACACCCACGCTCCGGAGTGGTGGACGCTGGCGGATGCCGACGGGCACAAGATCGACATCTGCCCATCGAGGACCTGA
- a CDS encoding CDP-glycerol glycerophosphotransferase family protein: protein MASFSFGAGNARKLAAIPLYAAGRLVTLVVPRSRDDWVFGCGAGIGDGALALWEVVAAEGHRARWLVDSDRERTDAAARGIPTVSKWSLRGLWHTARARVVVVTHGFGDVNRYVISGAFVVQLWHGIPLKRIGLDSPETLRLPGVLERGRLPGAGLARRLLAAMYAGAAGRIRVLPAASHAVRGRLESAFALADARVPVTGEPRVDVLSRGTAAERRALSRAELDRLLAGLDPGSRTVLYAPTWRDGAADPAVPSVNDWRALVEMLERQDAVLFVRSHPLGAGDYEPPSPTDRVRRLGSDVVPDVTPLLPGFDALVTDYSSLAFDVALIPLPVVFLAPDLVAYAERRGFYGTYADVAGDDWAVDWAGATARLEALFSDDEERDRLMSRSRTLSARVHAFRDGGNTRRVYRAILAGLDADPRRAKGHR, encoded by the coding sequence GTGGCGTCCTTCTCGTTCGGTGCGGGGAACGCGCGAAAGCTGGCGGCCATCCCGCTCTACGCCGCCGGTCGTCTCGTCACCCTTGTCGTCCCGCGGTCTCGCGATGATTGGGTCTTCGGCTGCGGCGCCGGCATCGGCGACGGCGCTCTCGCCCTGTGGGAGGTCGTGGCAGCCGAAGGACACCGCGCTCGGTGGCTGGTCGACTCCGATCGCGAGCGGACGGATGCTGCGGCTCGCGGCATCCCGACCGTCTCCAAGTGGTCGCTCCGGGGCCTGTGGCACACCGCTCGCGCCCGTGTCGTCGTCGTGACGCACGGGTTCGGCGACGTCAATCGCTACGTCATCTCGGGTGCCTTCGTGGTGCAGCTGTGGCACGGCATCCCGCTGAAGCGAATCGGACTCGACTCACCGGAGACGCTGCGGCTCCCGGGCGTGCTCGAGCGAGGCCGGCTGCCGGGCGCGGGCCTCGCGCGCCGGCTGCTCGCCGCGATGTACGCCGGCGCGGCCGGTCGGATCCGCGTGCTCCCGGCGGCATCGCACGCCGTGCGCGGGCGACTCGAGTCGGCTTTCGCGCTCGCCGACGCGCGAGTGCCGGTCACGGGCGAGCCGCGCGTGGACGTGCTGTCACGCGGGACGGCTGCTGAGCGGCGCGCACTCTCGCGGGCCGAGCTCGACCGGCTCCTCGCGGGACTCGATCCCGGGTCCCGAACCGTGCTGTACGCGCCGACGTGGCGAGACGGTGCAGCCGATCCGGCCGTGCCCTCCGTGAACGACTGGCGTGCTCTCGTGGAGATGCTCGAGCGTCAGGATGCCGTGCTGTTCGTCCGGTCGCATCCGCTCGGCGCAGGGGACTACGAGCCGCCGTCTCCGACCGACCGGGTACGACGACTCGGCAGTGACGTCGTGCCGGATGTGACACCGCTGCTGCCCGGCTTCGATGCTCTCGTCACCGACTATTCGTCGCTCGCGTTCGACGTCGCACTGATTCCGCTCCCGGTCGTCTTCCTGGCACCCGACCTCGTGGCGTATGCCGAGAGACGGGGGTTCTACGGCACGTACGCGGATGTCGCAGGCGACGACTGGGCGGTCGACTGGGCCGGTGCCACGGCCCGCCTGGAAGCCCTGTTCTCAGACGACGAAGAGCGGGATCGCCTCATGTCGCGGTCGCGGACGCTGAGCGCGCGTGTGCACGCATTCCGCGACGGTGGCAACACGCGCAGGGTGTACCGTGCGATTCTTGCGGGACTCGATGCGGACCCCCGCCGTGCGAAAGGACATCGATGA
- a CDS encoding CDP-glycerol glycerophosphotransferase family protein: protein MSLVSDAKKALALVRKALASRSALRDVHHALGTRPPHPLHHYRVAVYFADGDVNLYQMRQWYKPLAELAKLWPVVVLSRTATGTRALLAEDAPPVAFVPTVRDVEEFIANQDIRVVLYVNQNTRNFQMFRYGRRWHVFINHGESDKMYMTTNQYKAYDYAFIAGDAARERLARVLWDYDFDHRAIAIGRPQADHYGGALPYTPDERTVVLYAPTWEGDRPSAHYGSVLSHGEVLVGALLGSGAHRVIYRPHPRSGVVNPEYGAANRRIIAAIAAANAADPGAHHVYDDGPDLGWQLAAADVAVVDISAMVYDRLAADKPLMITRPVDPAAAIDLHGYLSACEWLDAASAPSIVSEAEHLLGDEQAVARLEQWVHHYFGDASPGAATRRFHEAVRGLMQQWDLWYAQSEVDEGDDAEPDEADLDEAET from the coding sequence GTGAGTCTCGTCTCTGATGCGAAGAAAGCGCTGGCGCTGGTTCGCAAGGCACTGGCGAGTCGTTCCGCGCTCCGCGATGTGCATCATGCTTTGGGGACGCGGCCGCCGCATCCGCTGCACCACTACCGCGTCGCGGTGTATTTCGCCGACGGCGACGTCAACCTGTACCAGATGCGGCAGTGGTACAAGCCGCTCGCCGAACTCGCGAAGCTGTGGCCGGTCGTCGTGCTCAGTCGCACCGCCACCGGAACGCGGGCTCTGCTCGCCGAGGACGCGCCCCCCGTGGCCTTCGTTCCCACGGTGCGCGACGTCGAGGAGTTCATCGCGAACCAGGACATCCGCGTCGTGCTCTACGTCAACCAGAACACGCGCAACTTCCAGATGTTCCGGTACGGCCGTCGCTGGCACGTCTTCATCAATCACGGCGAGTCCGACAAGATGTACATGACCACCAACCAGTACAAGGCCTACGACTACGCGTTCATCGCGGGGGATGCCGCGCGCGAGCGGCTGGCGCGCGTGCTGTGGGACTACGACTTCGATCACCGGGCGATCGCGATCGGCCGGCCGCAGGCGGATCACTACGGGGGCGCTCTGCCCTACACACCTGACGAGCGGACCGTCGTGCTGTACGCGCCGACGTGGGAGGGCGATCGGCCGTCGGCGCACTACGGTTCGGTGCTGAGCCACGGGGAGGTCCTCGTGGGCGCGCTCCTGGGCAGTGGCGCACACCGGGTGATCTACCGCCCGCATCCGCGGTCGGGCGTCGTCAACCCCGAATACGGCGCGGCCAACCGGCGGATCATCGCCGCGATCGCCGCGGCGAACGCGGCCGATCCTGGCGCTCACCACGTGTACGACGACGGGCCCGACCTCGGATGGCAGCTGGCCGCTGCGGACGTCGCCGTCGTCGACATCTCGGCCATGGTGTACGACCGGCTCGCTGCCGACAAGCCGCTCATGATCACGCGTCCGGTCGATCCGGCGGCCGCGATCGACCTGCACGGCTATCTTTCGGCGTGCGAATGGCTGGATGCCGCATCCGCCCCGTCGATCGTCAGCGAGGCCGAGCATCTGCTCGGCGATGAACAGGCCGTGGCGCGGCTGGAGCAGTGGGTGCACCACTATTTCGGCGACGCGAGTCCCGGCGCGGCGACCCGCCGGTTCCACGAGGCTGTGCGCGGGCTGATGCAGCAGTGGGACCTCTGGTACGCGCAGTCCGAAGTGGATGAGGGCGATGACGCGGAGCCGGATGAGGCAGACCTCGATGAGGCTGAGACCTGA
- a CDS encoding SCO4848 family membrane protein, translating to MPAVLIALLFANALFNFLVWPTFYRRVANDSRARDASGKPTRFLIVHRVLIGTALALAAASAIAAIVALV from the coding sequence GTGCCCGCCGTGCTGATCGCCCTCCTGTTCGCGAACGCCCTCTTCAATTTCCTCGTCTGGCCGACGTTCTACCGGCGGGTGGCGAACGACTCCCGAGCGAGGGATGCCTCGGGCAAGCCGACCAGGTTCCTCATCGTCCACCGGGTGCTCATCGGCACCGCGCTCGCGCTGGCTGCGGCATCCGCCATCGCAGCGATCGTCGCCCTCGTCTAG
- a CDS encoding glycosyltransferase family 2 protein — protein sequence MPVLNEHGYLRRAVETVLGQDVAAPTELILALAPSTDGTSELAAELAAGDPRIVLVDNPEADIPIGLNRAIRAGSYPTIVRVDAHSELEPDYTRRALATLDRVRAANVGGVMRAEGRTPFQRAVARAYNSPVGLGGGAYHGGAEEGEAESAYLGVLRRAVLDEVGLFDETIRRGEDWELNLRIRRAGYRVWFDPSLSVTYWPRESWVRLIRQFSATGRWRGELVRRYGRGNSLRFFAPPALVVTIALGIVIGVLQVSGALTGWWAVVASGVYLPLIAYAVLVAVVALGPGGGSGWRDKLWTAAVLPTMHLAWGWGFVIGVVRGAHDTVDTSRLGTRNTPLP from the coding sequence ATGCCGGTGCTGAACGAGCACGGGTACCTGCGCCGCGCGGTCGAGACCGTTCTGGGGCAGGATGTCGCGGCCCCGACCGAGCTCATCCTCGCACTCGCACCCTCCACCGACGGCACCAGCGAGCTCGCGGCCGAGCTGGCTGCCGGCGACCCGCGGATCGTGCTCGTCGACAATCCCGAGGCGGACATCCCGATCGGACTCAATCGCGCGATCCGCGCCGGTTCGTATCCGACGATCGTGCGCGTGGACGCGCACTCGGAACTCGAGCCGGACTACACCCGCAGAGCTCTCGCGACGCTGGATCGGGTTCGAGCGGCAAACGTGGGCGGGGTCATGCGCGCCGAAGGGCGCACCCCGTTCCAGCGCGCGGTTGCGCGGGCCTACAACTCGCCCGTCGGCCTCGGCGGCGGCGCGTACCATGGCGGCGCCGAAGAGGGGGAGGCGGAGTCGGCGTACCTCGGTGTGCTGAGGCGCGCGGTGCTCGATGAGGTCGGATTGTTCGACGAGACGATCCGGCGCGGCGAGGACTGGGAGCTCAATCTGCGCATCCGGCGGGCAGGCTACCGGGTGTGGTTCGACCCGTCGCTGTCGGTGACGTATTGGCCCCGCGAGAGCTGGGTGCGCCTCATCCGCCAGTTCTCGGCTACCGGCAGGTGGCGCGGTGAGCTCGTCCGTCGATATGGGCGTGGCAACTCGCTGCGCTTCTTCGCGCCGCCGGCGCTCGTGGTGACCATCGCGCTCGGCATCGTCATCGGCGTGCTTCAGGTGTCCGGTGCGCTGACCGGGTGGTGGGCGGTGGTGGCATCCGGCGTCTATCTGCCCCTGATCGCGTACGCCGTTCTCGTCGCCGTGGTGGCCCTCGGCCCGGGCGGCGGGTCCGGATGGCGCGACAAGCTGTGGACTGCCGCGGTCCTGCCCACCATGCACCTGGCGTGGGGCTGGGGGTTCGTCATCGGCGTGGTGCGCGGCGCGCACGACACCGTCGACACGTCACGCCTCGGCACCCGCAACACGCCGCTGCCCTGA
- a CDS encoding CDP-glycerol glycerophosphotransferase family protein, with product MTDARFTTDGPTLILTGDGPRPASVELVGPRARVVGVVTGRTKTWTAVLTLRAARWGFAELPLPVGEYDLRITAAEGAPIELPSPIPLSQLGTLRAEIDGASVRIGPPIDPAYDSGEGQDALERRYATRPGGLENAVFFESFYGRNASCNPLAIDRELARRAPGLTRYWSVVDLSVAVPEGATPVVDGSPEWWRARGSARLLVVNDWLRRRFARRTGQVVLQTWHGTPLKRLALHRPGFDPRRMAAVLRESRRWNVLLAQNPYAARILGKAYAFLRRPIWVEGYPRNDVLTTGNGDATRRALGIRPGERVLLYAPTWRDDRSEIVDFVDPVALAAAADAVVLVRGHSRTLPQGRDAEGPRVIDVTGYPDTSLLLLVADALITDYSSVMFDFSVTGKPMYFLVPDMEHYRGELRGFYFDLASHAPGPVVRTQDELIAAMVDGDPSAHAESYRVWREKFNARDDGHAAERVVSRILDQGFIDPTG from the coding sequence ATGACCGACGCCCGCTTCACGACCGACGGCCCGACGCTGATCCTGACCGGTGACGGTCCCAGGCCGGCATCCGTCGAACTCGTCGGCCCCCGCGCGCGGGTCGTCGGGGTCGTGACCGGCCGCACCAAGACGTGGACGGCCGTGCTGACGCTGCGCGCGGCGCGCTGGGGCTTCGCCGAGCTGCCTCTCCCGGTCGGCGAGTACGACCTGCGGATCACCGCTGCGGAGGGCGCCCCGATCGAGCTGCCGTCGCCGATCCCACTCAGCCAGCTGGGCACCCTGCGCGCCGAGATCGACGGGGCGAGCGTGCGGATCGGTCCGCCGATCGACCCTGCGTACGACTCGGGCGAAGGGCAGGATGCGCTGGAGCGGCGCTACGCGACGCGCCCCGGCGGCCTCGAGAACGCGGTGTTCTTCGAGAGCTTCTATGGCCGGAACGCGAGTTGCAATCCGCTGGCGATCGATCGTGAACTCGCTCGCCGCGCACCGGGCCTCACGCGTTACTGGAGTGTCGTCGACCTCTCGGTGGCGGTGCCGGAGGGTGCGACGCCGGTGGTCGACGGCAGCCCGGAGTGGTGGCGGGCGAGGGGATCTGCCCGCCTCCTCGTGGTCAACGACTGGCTGCGGCGACGCTTCGCGCGTCGCACGGGTCAGGTCGTCCTGCAGACCTGGCACGGCACTCCGCTGAAGCGCCTCGCGCTGCATCGTCCAGGCTTCGACCCAAGACGGATGGCGGCCGTGCTCCGGGAGTCGCGGCGGTGGAATGTGCTCCTCGCGCAGAACCCCTACGCGGCGCGTATTCTCGGCAAGGCATATGCGTTCCTTCGGCGGCCGATCTGGGTTGAGGGCTATCCGCGCAACGATGTGCTCACTACCGGCAACGGTGACGCGACGCGCCGGGCGCTCGGCATCCGTCCAGGTGAGCGGGTGCTGCTGTACGCCCCGACGTGGCGCGACGATCGCTCCGAGATCGTGGACTTCGTCGACCCGGTCGCCCTCGCCGCGGCAGCCGATGCCGTCGTGCTCGTGCGCGGGCATTCGCGCACCCTGCCGCAGGGGCGGGATGCCGAGGGTCCCCGTGTCATCGACGTCACCGGGTATCCCGACACGTCCCTGCTGCTCCTCGTGGCCGATGCCCTCATCACGGACTACTCGTCGGTGATGTTCGACTTCTCGGTCACGGGAAAGCCGATGTACTTCCTCGTCCCGGACATGGAGCATTATCGAGGCGAGCTGCGCGGCTTCTACTTCGATCTCGCGTCCCACGCCCCGGGCCCGGTCGTCCGCACCCAGGATGAGCTCATCGCCGCCATGGTCGACGGCGATCCTTCGGCCCATGCCGAGAGCTACCGGGTGTGGCGCGAGAAATTCAACGCGCGGGACGACGGCCATGCGGCTGAACGGGTGGTCTCGCGCATCCTGGATCAGGGCTTCATCGACCCGACCGGCTGA